TCGAAAGGGAACGGAAATATTCGTAGCTGAAGGTCCAGACAATCCCCCTCAGGACGGATGGGAGCAGCTTTCCTATATAAAGGGTTTCCAACGGCACGCCGTACGTCACGCGATAGCGGAGCGTGCCGTCTTTGCGGATCTGGGAAGCAATGGCCACGTCCGGGTCGGCATACACGTCGCGCGCCAGATCGATCGAGTTGAGGATGAACTGGCCCTTCCACAGGAGCGTCGTCACGGATTGCCGGATTTGAAGCCGGTCGTAGGCGTTGAAATCCTCGCGCGCGGTTTTATGGCCGTAAAGCAGGCTGGCGCCGTACGAAATACGGGGGTGAAGAGCATAGCTGAAGCCATTCTCGAGCTCCGTATAAACGCCCGTGCGCTGCGGAGCCGTGGGGTTTTCCGAAATTCCGGAAAAGTTTTGATGCTCGATCCTCGTGTCAGAAAAAGCGCTGAAGCGGCCGAAGGTCTTGTCGAAATCGAATTCCCCGCCCTGGGTCCTGAGGAAAGTCTCTCGGGAGAGAAAAATATTGTTGGCGTAAAAAAGCGGCGTGAAATTCGCCCATTTGCTTTTCAGGTTGGCCCCGAATTCGTATTGCAGCGACTGCAGGTCCAGGGAATCGACATGCGTCTGCTCCTGCTGGAAATGCGTGAAGGACGCGAAAATCTCGTGGCCCGCCTGGAAACCCAGGTCATGGACCAGGTTGACCTGCGTGACGTTCACGAAACTGTTGTCCCTTGTCGCAACGCTCGATCCGGAAACATCCACGGGGACGTTGGTGACAAGCCGCCGCTTTGAGGACGGCGAGGCGTTGCGGTTCGAGTCGGCTTCAAATCCCACGCTCTGGCGGACACTCACCTTCGTCCGGCGCAGGCGGCGCTTGATGCGCTTGAGATACGTATCCACTTCCTCCCGCATGTCCGGCGGCAGCTTTTGCTTTTGAAGGGTTTCCAGCTCGCGCCGCGCCTCGGTCCAGTTGTCCAGGCGGTAGAGAACGACCGCGTAAAAAAGCCGGACTTTCTGCAGTTTGGGATTGATGAGCAGGATGCGCTCGAGCGTGGTCGCAGCCCCGAGAAGATTGCCTTCCTTCACCTGGGACTGCGCGTATTCGAAATTCAGCTTCAGGTCGTCGGGACTTTTGAGAATGTCCTCGTAGGTGACCTTCTTGACCTTTTCGAGCCCGGCTTGCTTTTTAGATTGTTCGGAAGTGGCTTCGACTGCCTGCTGGTTCCGCGTTTCGCGGGTGACCACGCCGGTTTCGTTTTCTTCGTTGAGCTGCGAAAAGCCGCGGGCCGGAAGCAGAAAGCAGAATAAAAGCACGAAAAACGCGGCCCGGTGATGTTTCAGGACGCTCCAGCGCGATTTTTTTTCCATGGACTCCCTTGGATCTTGGTTAAAAGTGATCGTGCTGTATTATTTCGGCGCTTTCCTGCTGCAAATTGAGAGCGTCATGCATCGTCAGGACCGTGAAAAAAAAATCGGCGCTTATTTTTCGAAGGCAAATCGTTTTTTACTTCATAAACATTTTAACAAAGCGCGGTTGTTTGTAAAATTAAAAACTGTCCTACAAATCTGACGAGGAAAATGATAATATAACGCCTTTCTATGCCGCAAATTTTTCATCCTAGTTCAAACACTCTCGCGAGGGTCAGCATTTTCGGCGCCGTTTTTTTCCTCGGCGCGCTCGGACTCATCATGTCCGCAGTGATCCGCTCGCCTTACATGACGCACGTGGGGGTCGCGCGCGACCAGCCGGTGCCGTTCAGCCACAAGCACCACGTGGAAGGTCTGGGCATCGATTGCAGGTACTGCCATACTTCCGTCGAAAACTCTTCGTTCGCGGGGCTCCCGCCCGCCAAGACGTGCATGAACTGCCACTCGATCATGTGGAACCAGGCGCCCATCCTCGAGCCGATCCGCGAAAGCTTCCGCACGGGAAAGCCCGTGGCCTGGACGCGCGTTCACGATTTGCCCGACTTCGTTTATTTCGATCACAGCATCCACGTGGCCAAAGGAGTGGCGTGCGTGGTCTGCCACGGCCAGGTGAACGAAATGCCCCTCATGTCGCGGGCCAACACCCTGCACATGGAATGGTGCCTTCAATGCCACCGGGCCCCGGAAAATTTCATCCGGCCCAAAGAAAAAGTTTTCGACATGCACTGGAAGCCTGAAAATCAGAAGCAGATGGGCCAGCAGCTTGTCGCGGAATATCAGATTCACAAGAACCAGTTGACCAATTGCAGCGTTTGCCACCGGTAATCCTGGACCCCGAGGGGGGCCGGGATCGCCTTATATATAGAAAGACCCAACATGGATAAACCGGCCTTCGACCTGTCGAAAATCCGGCAAAAATTGTCCCAGCTCCGCGGTTCCACGTTCTGGCGCAGCCTGGAAGAAGTTGCCGAGACCAAGGACTTCAAGGAATTCCTGGAACACGAATACCCGCACGGCGCCGCGGAATTCGACCAGCCGATCGACCGCCGCGAGTTCCTGAAGCTCATGGGCGCGTCGATCCTGATGTCCGGCCTCGCGGGCTGCAAGCTGCCTTCCCTGGAAAAAATCGTCCCCTACTCCAAGATGCCGGAAGAAATCATCCCCGGAAAACCGCTCTTTTTTGCGACCGGCATGCCTTTCAACGGCACGACGCTCGGCCTGCTGGCCGAAAGCCACATGGGCCGGCCCACCAAAGTCGAAGGCAACCCCGGACATCCAGACAGCCTCGGCGCGACCGACATCTTCGCGCAGGCATCGGTCCTCGGGCTTTACGATCCGGACCGTTCCAAGGTCGTCTTGAATGCGGGCCGCATCCGCACGTGGGATTCGTTTCTCGAAGCACTCCAGAAAGAACTCGAGCTCCAGGATTCCAAGCAGGGCGCGGGCCTGCGCGTCCTCACTGAAACGGTCACTTCCCCTACGCTCGCGTTCCAGCTCCGCAGCCTGCTGCAAAAATACCCGAAAGCCAAATGGCATCAGTACGATCCCGTTTCCCGCGACCATGCGCGAAAAGGCGCGAAGATGGCCTTCGGCGAATACGGCGACCTGCGTTATGATTTTTCCAAAGCCGACGTCGTGTTTTCGCTGGACGCGGACTTTTTCTCGCGCATTCCGGGCAGCCTGCGTTACGCACGCCAGTTCATCGACCGCCGGCGCGATCCCGAGACGGCGAACCTCAACCGCCTTTACGCGGTCGAAAGCACGCCCACGCTGGCCGGCTCCGTCGCGGACCACCGCTTTGCCATGCGGGCCTCTTCCATTTCTTTTACCGCGATCCAGCTTGCGCAGGCGCTCGGCCTGGACACGCCCGCCGGCATCGTGTCCAAGGCTCCGAAGGCGCCTTCCTGGCTTGCCGCCGCGGCCGAAGACCTGCGTGCCCACCGGGGTTCGAGCCTCATTCTGGCGGGAGAAGAACAGCCGCCTTTCGTGCACGCCCTGGCCCATGCCATGAACCAGGTGCTCGGCAATTTCGGAACGACGGTGCAAATCATCCCGACGGTCGAAGATTATCCGCTGGACCAGGAAGCTTCCCTGCGGGAACTCGTGAACGATCTCAAGCAAGGCCAGGTGGACCTGCTCGTCATGCTCGGCACCAACCCGGCTTATCACGCGCCCGCGGACCTGGACTTTGCCGGCGCGCTCAGTAAGGCCGGACGCAGCGTGCATCTGGGCCTTTACCAAGACGAGACCGCGATCCTTTCCCACTGGCACGTTCCCGAAACTCATTATCTCGAAATGTTCTCCGACGGCCGCGCCAGCGACGGCACGGTCACGATGATCCAGCCGCTGATCGAGCCTTTGTACGCCGGAAAATCCGCGCATGAAATCGTTTCGGTCCTGCTTGAAGGGCGCCTGAAAAAAGGCTACGACGTCGTCCGCGATTACTGGAAAAGCCAATGGGGCGAGCCCGTTTTCGAAAGCAAGTGGCGCCGCGCCCTGCACGACGGCTTTGTGGAAGGCAGCGCGTTCCAGGCCCGCGGCAAAAGCGTGAAAACCAGCTTCGCGGCCGAAGACTTCGGCGATTTGCCCGATCCGTCCATGCTCGGCGGCTTTGAAGTCAATTTTCGTCCCGATCCTTCCATTTGGGACGGCCGCTTCGCCAACAACGGCTGGCTCCAGGAATTGCCCAAGCCCATGTCCACCCTCACCTGGGACAATGCGGTGATGGTCAGCCCGCGCACGGCCGAGGAAATCGGCCTCGAAACCGGCGGCGTGCTCCAATTCACCCGCGGTTCGAACGTAGTTCTCGCGCCCGTGTGGGTTTCGCCGGGCCAATCCGACGGCACGTTGACGCTGACGCTGGGATACGGACGCACGCACGGCGGGAAGATCGCGGAAAAAATCGGCTTCAACGCCTACACCGTGCGCTTTTCGGAAGCTTCGAAAGAGGGCTTCCGCATCGGAAAAACCGGCAAGACTGTGGCGCTTGCCGCGACGCAGCTCCATCACTCCATGGAAGGCCGCAATCTCGTGAGAGCCGCCACTCAAAAGGAATTCGCCAAGGACCGGGAATTCGCGCAGGATCACGAAACCGGAAACACTTCGATGTATCCGAAATACGAATACAAAGATTACGCCTGGGGCATGGTCATCAATCTCAATGCCTGCATCGGATGCAATGCCTGCATGGTCGCCTGCCAGTCGGAGAACAACATCCCTGTCGTCGGCAAGACGCAGGTCCTCAAGGGCCGCGAAATGCACTGGATCCGCGTGGACCGTTATTATGAAGGAAGCGCCGATGATCCCAAGCTGCACAACCAGCCGGTCACCTGCATGCATTGCGAGAACGCGCCGTGCGAACCGGTCTGCCCTGTCGGCGCGACCACGCATTCCGAGGAAGGCCTGAACGAGATGGTCTACAACCGCTGCGTGGGCACGCGCTACTGCTCGAACAACTGCCCTTACAAAGTGCGCCGCTTCAACTTCCTGGAATATAATGATTATCATACCGAAACGCTCAAGATGATGCGCAATCCCGACGTGACCGTGCGCGTGCGCGGCGTCATGGAAAAATGCACGTACTGCGTCCAGCGCATCAACGAAGCGCGCATCACGTCCAAGAAAGAGAACCGCAAAATCAGGGACGGCGAGATCAAAACCGCGTGCCAGGCCGCATGCCCGACGCAGGCCATCGT
The window above is part of the Verrucomicrobiia bacterium genome. Proteins encoded here:
- a CDS encoding tetratricopeptide repeat protein, encoding MEKKSRWSVLKHHRAAFFVLLFCFLLPARGFSQLNEENETGVVTRETRNQQAVEATSEQSKKQAGLEKVKKVTYEDILKSPDDLKLNFEYAQSQVKEGNLLGAATTLERILLINPKLQKVRLFYAVVLYRLDNWTEARRELETLQKQKLPPDMREEVDTYLKRIKRRLRRTKVSVRQSVGFEADSNRNASPSSKRRLVTNVPVDVSGSSVATRDNSFVNVTQVNLVHDLGFQAGHEIFASFTHFQQEQTHVDSLDLQSLQYEFGANLKSKWANFTPLFYANNIFLSRETFLRTQGGEFDFDKTFGRFSAFSDTRIEHQNFSGISENPTAPQRTGVYTELENGFSYALHPRISYGASLLYGHKTAREDFNAYDRLQIRQSVTTLLWKGQFILNSIDLARDVYADPDVAIASQIRKDGTLRYRVTYGVPLETLYIGKLLPSVLRGIVWTFSYEYFRSLSNVTNYTYRNNKMQGMLTKKWEF
- a CDS encoding cytochrome c3 family protein, producing the protein MSAVIRSPYMTHVGVARDQPVPFSHKHHVEGLGIDCRYCHTSVENSSFAGLPPAKTCMNCHSIMWNQAPILEPIRESFRTGKPVAWTRVHDLPDFVYFDHSIHVAKGVACVVCHGQVNEMPLMSRANTLHMEWCLQCHRAPENFIRPKEKVFDMHWKPENQKQMGQQLVAEYQIHKNQLTNCSVCHR
- a CDS encoding TAT-variant-translocated molybdopterin oxidoreductase; translated protein: MDKPAFDLSKIRQKLSQLRGSTFWRSLEEVAETKDFKEFLEHEYPHGAAEFDQPIDRREFLKLMGASILMSGLAGCKLPSLEKIVPYSKMPEEIIPGKPLFFATGMPFNGTTLGLLAESHMGRPTKVEGNPGHPDSLGATDIFAQASVLGLYDPDRSKVVLNAGRIRTWDSFLEALQKELELQDSKQGAGLRVLTETVTSPTLAFQLRSLLQKYPKAKWHQYDPVSRDHARKGAKMAFGEYGDLRYDFSKADVVFSLDADFFSRIPGSLRYARQFIDRRRDPETANLNRLYAVESTPTLAGSVADHRFAMRASSISFTAIQLAQALGLDTPAGIVSKAPKAPSWLAAAAEDLRAHRGSSLILAGEEQPPFVHALAHAMNQVLGNFGTTVQIIPTVEDYPLDQEASLRELVNDLKQGQVDLLVMLGTNPAYHAPADLDFAGALSKAGRSVHLGLYQDETAILSHWHVPETHYLEMFSDGRASDGTVTMIQPLIEPLYAGKSAHEIVSVLLEGRLKKGYDVVRDYWKSQWGEPVFESKWRRALHDGFVEGSAFQARGKSVKTSFAAEDFGDLPDPSMLGGFEVNFRPDPSIWDGRFANNGWLQELPKPMSTLTWDNAVMVSPRTAEEIGLETGGVLQFTRGSNVVLAPVWVSPGQSDGTLTLTLGYGRTHGGKIAEKIGFNAYTVRFSEASKEGFRIGKTGKTVALAATQLHHSMEGRNLVRAATQKEFAKDREFAQDHETGNTSMYPKYEYKDYAWGMVINLNACIGCNACMVACQSENNIPVVGKTQVLKGREMHWIRVDRYYEGSADDPKLHNQPVTCMHCENAPCEPVCPVGATTHSEEGLNEMVYNRCVGTRYCSNNCPYKVRRFNFLEYNDYHTETLKMMRNPDVTVRVRGVMEKCTYCVQRINEARITSKKENRKIRDGEIKTACQAACPTQAIVFGDINDKESQVAGLKKSPLNYGLLTELNTVPRTTYLAKVTNPNPAILEAGRVL